One Symphalangus syndactylus isolate Jambi chromosome 10, NHGRI_mSymSyn1-v2.1_pri, whole genome shotgun sequence genomic region harbors:
- the PPP2R2A gene encoding serine/threonine-protein phosphatase 2A 55 kDa regulatory subunit B alpha isoform isoform X4, translating to MDLMVEASPRRIFANAHTYHINSISINSDYETYLSADDLRINLWHLEITDRSFNIVDIKPANMEELTEVITAAEFHPNSCNTFVYSSSKGTIRLCDMRASALCDRHSKLFEEPEDPSNRSFFSEIISSISDVKFSHSGRYMMTRDYLSVKIWDLNMENRPVETYQVHEYLRSKLCSLYENDCIFDKFECCWNGSDSVVMTGSYNNFFRMFDRNTKRDITLEASRENNKPRTVLKPRKVCASGKRKKDEISVDSLDFNKKILHTAWHPKENIIAVATTNNLYIFQDKVN from the exons ATGGATCTAATGGTTGAGGCCAGTCCACGAAGAATATTTGCCAATGCTCATACATATCACATCAACTCAATTTCTATTAATAGTGATTATGAAACATATTTATCTGCAGATGATTTGCGGATTAATCTTTGGCATCTGGAAATTACAGACAGGAGTTTTA ACATTGTGGATATCAAGCCTGCCAATATGGAAGAGCTAACAGAGGTGATTACAGCAGCAGAATTTCATCCAAACAGCTGTAACACATTTGTATACAGCAGCAGTAAAGGAACTATTCGGCTATGTGACATGAGGGCATCTGCCCTCTGTGATAGGCATTCTAAAT tgtttGAAGAACCTGAAGATCCCAGTAACAGGTCATTTTTTTCCGAAATCATCTCCTCTATTTCGGATGTAAAATTCAGCCATAGTGGTCGATATATGATGACTAGAGACTATTTGTCAGTCAAAATTTGGGACTTAAATATGGAAAACAGGCCTGTGGAAACATACCAG GTGCATGAATACCTCAGAAGTAAACTCTGTTCACTGTATGAAAATGACTGCATATTTGACAAATTTGAATGTTGTTGGAATGGATCTGACAG TGTTGTCATGACTGGATCTTACAATAATTTCTTCAGAATGTTTGACAGAAACACAAAGCGAGACATAACCCTAGAAGCATCGCGGGAAAACAATAAGCCTCGCACAGTTCTGAAGCCTCGCAAAGTCTGTGCAAGTGGCAAGcgaaagaaagatgaaataagTGTTGACAGCCTAGACTTCAATAAGAAAATCCTTCACACAGCCTGGCACCCCAAGGAAAATATCATTGCTGTAGCTACTACAAACAATCTGTATATATTTCAAGACAAAGTGAATTAG